One genomic region from Rhodothermales bacterium encodes:
- a CDS encoding ABC transporter permease, whose product MRRYFFELTESFLIAVRAVVSNKMRAVLTTLGIIIGIVSVTGMATIVNGIEQGFENDMASLGADVMYVERWPWVGGPGFKWWEYINRPRIDVDIATAINERASLVEAATAVVTTGRAAVSEHQNLPNITVRGTLANYPMVQTVDLQEGYFYSEVDDLSARSVAVVGAVVASELFPVGNALGKTIRIGGHRYRIIGILKKEGQGGGGNDTSAFVPFSSFQKHFGTRWRDASVRAKIVSGVPVAEARDELRGVVRLARGLQAGEEDDFEINEQESLRAAIAPIKNAIFGIGIGLTALALLVGGIGVMNIMFVTVKERTREIGIRKAVGARRRTILMQFLIEAIVICMVGGVVGVLLSIPLALLISLVLPAQMGVGIVAIAFGICVAIGTTFGLAPAWSAANATPIEALRYE is encoded by the coding sequence GTGCGTCGATATTTCTTCGAGTTGACCGAGTCGTTCCTGATTGCCGTCCGGGCCGTCGTGAGCAACAAGATGCGAGCCGTACTGACCACGCTTGGCATCATCATCGGAATCGTTTCCGTTACGGGGATGGCCACCATTGTGAACGGCATTGAGCAGGGATTCGAGAATGACATGGCCAGCCTGGGTGCCGATGTCATGTACGTGGAGCGCTGGCCATGGGTCGGCGGACCGGGGTTCAAATGGTGGGAGTACATAAACCGGCCCCGCATTGACGTGGATATTGCGACGGCCATCAATGAGCGTGCATCGCTCGTGGAAGCCGCCACCGCGGTCGTCACGACCGGCCGGGCGGCCGTATCGGAACACCAGAACCTGCCCAACATCACGGTTCGGGGTACATTGGCGAATTATCCGATGGTCCAGACCGTTGATCTGCAGGAGGGATACTTCTATTCGGAAGTGGATGACCTGAGCGCACGCAGCGTGGCGGTGGTGGGTGCCGTCGTGGCCAGCGAGTTGTTTCCCGTCGGAAATGCCCTCGGAAAAACCATCCGGATAGGCGGGCACCGTTACCGGATCATCGGCATCCTGAAGAAGGAAGGACAGGGCGGAGGCGGGAACGATACGTCGGCCTTCGTGCCCTTCTCCTCGTTCCAGAAGCATTTCGGCACGCGTTGGCGGGATGCATCGGTCCGGGCCAAGATCGTGTCCGGCGTGCCTGTTGCCGAGGCCCGGGATGAATTGCGGGGCGTCGTCCGGTTGGCCCGGGGTCTCCAGGCAGGTGAGGAGGACGACTTCGAAATCAATGAACAGGAATCGCTGCGGGCAGCCATCGCTCCCATCAAGAATGCCATCTTCGGCATCGGGATCGGATTGACGGCGCTCGCCCTGTTGGTGGGCGGTATCGGCGTCATGAACATCATGTTCGTGACGGTGAAAGAGCGGACACGGGAAATCGGCATCCGGAAGGCAGTGGGGGCCCGGAGACGTACCATCCTCATGCAGTTCCTCATCGAGGCCATCGTGATTTGCATGGTCGGTGGCGTCGTGGGCGTCCTGCTTTCAATCCCCCTCGCACTCCTGATTTCGCTCGTGCTGCCCGCGCAGATGGGCGTCGGGATTGTGGCCATTGCCTTCGGTATCTGCGTGGCCATCGGTACGACCTTCGGCCTGGCACCGGCCTGGTCGGCTGCCAACGCGACGCCCATTGAAGCCCTCCGCTACGAATAA
- a CDS encoding ParB/RepB/Spo0J family partition protein, which produces MAKRKSALGKGLGALLPDNEARTSAAEDPASPRLYNFEDRIRTAGSVSDIAVDRIEPNPYQPREHFDGTALAELAQSIRSLGIIQPLTVRAVGPNRFELISGERRLRAARQAGLERVPAYIREADTEAMLEMAIVENVQREQLNPIEISLGYRRLMDECGLTQEHVADKVGKSRSAVANFLRLLRLPPVIQAGLRDGQLSTGHARALLALESEADQKTALETIVAKGLSVRDTEQWVKKMLSAGQPPTQQPAGASPAATHEADLELRRMTDDLRSRLGTKVRIKPVGKGTSGRIEVEFYSAEDLERIVDLLTS; this is translated from the coding sequence ATGGCAAAACGAAAGTCTGCGCTCGGAAAAGGCCTGGGGGCCTTGCTGCCCGACAATGAGGCCCGCACGTCGGCGGCCGAGGATCCGGCCTCCCCACGCTTGTACAATTTCGAAGACCGGATCCGTACGGCAGGCTCGGTTTCGGACATCGCCGTCGACCGGATTGAACCCAATCCGTACCAACCGCGCGAGCACTTCGACGGGACGGCCCTGGCCGAACTGGCCCAGTCCATCCGGTCGTTGGGCATCATCCAGCCCCTGACCGTCCGGGCCGTTGGTCCGAACCGGTTCGAATTGATTTCGGGTGAGCGGCGATTGCGGGCCGCCCGTCAGGCAGGCCTCGAACGCGTACCGGCCTACATCCGGGAGGCCGACACGGAGGCCATGCTGGAAATGGCCATCGTGGAAAACGTCCAGCGGGAGCAGCTGAACCCCATCGAAATCTCCCTCGGCTATCGTCGCTTGATGGATGAGTGCGGGCTGACCCAGGAACACGTGGCCGACAAGGTGGGAAAAAGTCGCTCCGCCGTCGCCAATTTCCTGCGCCTGCTTCGCTTGCCACCCGTCATCCAGGCGGGTCTCCGGGATGGTCAGTTGTCCACGGGTCATGCCCGGGCGTTGCTCGCACTTGAATCGGAAGCCGACCAGAAGACGGCTCTCGAGACCATCGTCGCCAAGGGCCTCTCGGTCCGCGACACGGAGCAGTGGGTCAAAAAAATGCTGTCGGCCGGGCAACCCCCGACACAACAACCGGCAGGTGCGTCACCTGCCGCCACGCACGAGGCCGATCTGGAATTGCGCCGCATGACCGACGATCTGCGTTCGCGACTGGGGACGAAAGTCCGGATCAAACCTGTGGGCAAAGGCACGTCCGGGCGGATTGAGGTGGAGTTCTATTCCGCCGAGGATCTGGAGCGCATTGTGGACCTGCTCACATCCTGA
- a CDS encoding HAD-IA family hydrolase: protein MSRPAFVYFDIDDTLLDHTRAERHALNDVIADRSDAFDGLTHDEIVSAYREVNARVWSEYAAGSRSKDQTKYGRFELLLDRLGRGGNGLHVELADLYLERYSDHWSFVDGAEQAWQAVSSTYPCGLLTNGFSEIQRAKLSRFPVLDRNARHIIISDEIGWLKPHRALFDHAAGMAGVPPEDILYVGDSARSDVEGGLGADWSVAWYRGDDHASERVFSFQDYRELMDRLEAS, encoded by the coding sequence ATGTCCCGACCTGCATTCGTTTATTTCGACATCGACGACACCCTACTGGATCACACCCGTGCCGAGCGGCACGCGCTCAACGACGTCATTGCCGACCGGTCCGATGCATTTGACGGACTGACGCACGACGAGATCGTTTCGGCGTACCGGGAGGTGAATGCACGGGTCTGGAGCGAATATGCAGCGGGGTCCCGAAGCAAGGACCAGACGAAGTATGGCCGGTTCGAGCTCCTTCTGGACCGGCTGGGACGTGGCGGAAATGGCCTGCACGTGGAGCTCGCCGACCTGTACCTGGAACGGTACAGCGACCATTGGAGCTTTGTGGACGGGGCTGAACAGGCCTGGCAGGCGGTATCATCGACGTATCCCTGCGGTTTGTTGACGAACGGATTCTCGGAGATCCAGCGGGCGAAGCTGTCCCGCTTCCCTGTGCTGGACCGGAACGCCCGGCACATCATCATCAGCGATGAGATCGGCTGGTTGAAACCGCACCGGGCCCTGTTCGATCACGCAGCCGGAATGGCCGGCGTGCCTCCCGAAGATATCCTCTATGTTGGTGATTCGGCCCGGTCGGACGTCGAAGGCGGACTGGGCGCCGATTGGTCCGTGGCGTGGTACCGGGGGGACGATCATGCGTCCGAACGCGTATTCTCCTTCCAGGACTACCGTGAACTGATGGACCGACTGGAAGCCTCTTGA
- a CDS encoding DUF5683 domain-containing protein encodes MRALCVLLMGLCALPDLATAQATLSGNRPDDVQRLVIGRALPPAVNRTPQDALRRALLVPGWGQIYNRQYIKLPFVYGALGGLATLAVLSHQDYTLYRDAYQYKAWQELVDAGAQAVNPKAEFQSAYDEIAAEFGTVSSRPIQTQRNNFRRSRDLSLIGIGLVYGLAVLDAYVSAHLIDFDDGTDLSLHVAPVPSGIRTTVLIPLGSR; translated from the coding sequence ATGCGTGCCCTCTGTGTGCTGCTCATGGGTCTGTGCGCACTTCCGGACCTGGCGACGGCCCAGGCGACGCTGTCCGGCAATCGGCCTGACGACGTACAGCGCCTGGTCATTGGTCGCGCCCTGCCTCCCGCCGTGAATCGGACGCCACAGGATGCGCTTCGACGTGCCCTCCTGGTGCCGGGCTGGGGACAGATCTACAATCGGCAGTACATCAAGCTCCCGTTCGTCTATGGCGCACTCGGCGGGTTGGCCACGCTCGCCGTGTTGAGTCACCAGGACTATACCCTGTACCGCGACGCCTACCAGTACAAGGCGTGGCAGGAACTCGTGGACGCCGGAGCGCAGGCGGTGAACCCCAAGGCAGAGTTCCAGTCTGCATACGACGAGATCGCTGCCGAATTCGGAACCGTCTCGTCCCGACCCATCCAAACGCAGCGAAATAATTTCCGACGTTCGCGTGACCTTTCGCTGATTGGCATCGGCTTAGTGTATGGTCTGGCTGTGCTGGACGCTTATGTAAGTGCGCACTTGATTGATTTCGATGACGGAACAGACCTGTCGCTGCATGTGGCACCGGTCCCTTCCGGCATTCGAACGACCGTATTGATCCCGCTGGGATCCCGGTAA
- a CDS encoding DUF5989 family protein, with protein sequence MSKARILAEFWTFLKMRRKLWLAPIVFILLLLSLLIVLTQGSALAPFIYALF encoded by the coding sequence ATGAGCAAGGCACGCATTCTCGCGGAATTCTGGACGTTCCTGAAAATGAGGCGCAAGCTGTGGCTGGCCCCCATCGTATTCATCCTGCTTCTGTTGAGCTTGCTGATCGTGCTCACACAGGGCTCAGCCCTCGCCCCGTTCATTTACGCCCTCTTCTGA
- a CDS encoding ATP-dependent helicase yields MARHFVIKRDPDADVVQTVIPYADELNAQQLDVVRAPGGATLVVAGAGTGKTRTLVYRLAWLVEHGTPPEQIVLLTFTRRASREMLARASLLLDGRCNQVRGGTFHAFGVSILRQYAPVIGWPKNFTILDASDAADVIDVLRGALPKSLSRKRFPKKRTLQAIISAVRSRGASLSDILQSTWPQFVSFEDEIAALAKAYGVYKQQHGLMDYDDLLIQTLVLLRDHDEIRRTVAGRCRHVLVDEYQDTNPAQAALVAAFSSVHGNVMAVGDDAQSIYGFRGADLRNILTFDEQFPGAWLLKLEQNYRSTQPILDLANHVLARAHRKHDKQLFTERDGGVTPVFVAAQDERFESRFVAQQILALREEGVELNQMAVLFRNGFNSYNLEVELNRMGIPFVKYGGLKLSDAAHVKDVLAHVRVMENPQDAVSWNRILQLLEGIGPKTAHRLMNAIMAEPSDALSLDHAFLSDRYADQLTALFNLLRSGRNAPGATPADELERVLAYYEPILKRVYYEDHPKRQQDLDALAALAASFTDRTRMLESMALDPVELTAMDVEEEGNDELPLTLSTIHSAKGLEFKVVFIIQALDGVLPSARAVGDTQAVDEELRLMYVAITRAADELYVSYPMVQARRFDGQYFTSPTRFLQDVPPALLEPGTLVEADS; encoded by the coding sequence ATGGCCCGCCACTTCGTCATCAAGCGTGATCCTGACGCCGATGTGGTGCAGACGGTCATTCCCTATGCCGATGAACTGAACGCCCAACAACTGGATGTGGTCCGTGCACCCGGGGGAGCAACGTTGGTGGTGGCTGGTGCGGGTACCGGAAAGACCCGCACCCTGGTCTATCGGCTGGCCTGGCTGGTCGAACACGGGACACCACCCGAGCAGATTGTACTCCTGACGTTCACGCGCCGCGCGTCCCGGGAAATGCTGGCCCGGGCGTCGTTGCTGCTGGACGGCCGGTGCAACCAGGTCCGGGGCGGCACCTTCCATGCATTCGGGGTATCGATCCTGCGCCAGTACGCGCCCGTCATCGGATGGCCGAAGAACTTCACCATACTCGACGCATCGGATGCCGCGGACGTGATTGATGTCCTGCGGGGAGCGCTTCCCAAATCGCTGTCCCGCAAACGCTTCCCGAAGAAACGAACGCTCCAGGCCATCATCAGCGCCGTCCGGAGTCGCGGCGCATCCCTTTCCGATATCCTCCAGTCCACCTGGCCGCAGTTCGTCTCCTTCGAGGACGAAATCGCCGCACTTGCCAAAGCCTATGGGGTCTACAAGCAGCAGCACGGGCTCATGGACTATGACGACCTGCTCATCCAGACGCTGGTGCTGCTTCGGGACCACGACGAAATCCGCCGGACGGTGGCCGGTCGGTGCCGTCACGTGCTGGTGGATGAATACCAAGATACGAATCCGGCCCAGGCTGCCCTCGTCGCCGCATTTTCATCCGTGCACGGCAATGTGATGGCCGTCGGCGACGATGCACAGAGCATCTATGGTTTCCGGGGCGCGGATCTGCGCAACATCCTGACATTCGACGAGCAATTCCCGGGTGCCTGGCTCCTCAAGCTGGAGCAGAATTACCGTTCCACACAGCCCATCCTGGATCTGGCCAACCACGTCCTGGCGCGTGCCCACCGGAAACATGACAAGCAGCTGTTCACGGAGCGGGACGGCGGGGTGACCCCGGTATTCGTGGCTGCCCAGGACGAGCGCTTCGAAAGCCGGTTCGTCGCCCAGCAGATCCTGGCACTTCGGGAGGAGGGTGTGGAGCTGAACCAGATGGCGGTCCTGTTCCGGAACGGATTCAATTCGTACAATCTGGAAGTGGAACTCAATCGGATGGGCATTCCGTTCGTGAAATATGGTGGCCTGAAATTGTCCGATGCAGCCCACGTAAAAGATGTCCTGGCCCACGTGCGGGTGATGGAGAATCCGCAGGATGCCGTGTCCTGGAACCGGATCCTGCAGCTGCTGGAGGGGATCGGGCCGAAGACCGCCCATCGATTGATGAACGCCATCATGGCCGAGCCCTCCGATGCGCTCTCTCTGGACCATGCTTTCCTGTCGGACCGATACGCGGACCAGTTGACCGCGTTGTTCAACCTGCTGCGGAGCGGACGGAATGCTCCCGGGGCGACGCCGGCCGATGAACTGGAGCGGGTGTTGGCCTATTACGAGCCCATCCTGAAGCGCGTCTATTACGAGGATCATCCCAAACGGCAGCAGGACCTGGATGCGCTGGCGGCACTGGCCGCCTCCTTCACGGACCGCACGCGGATGTTGGAAAGCATGGCGCTTGACCCTGTGGAATTGACGGCCATGGATGTGGAGGAGGAAGGCAATGATGAATTGCCCTTGACCCTGTCGACCATCCACTCCGCGAAGGGACTCGAGTTCAAGGTCGTGTTCATCATCCAGGCGCTGGACGGCGTATTGCCCTCCGCCCGGGCCGTTGGCGACACCCAGGCCGTGGATGAGGAACTCCGCCTGATGTACGTGGCCATTACCCGGGCGGCCGATGAACTGTATGTGAGCTATCCCATGGTCCAGGCCCGTCGATTCGATGGCCAGTATTTCACGAGTCCGACCCGATTCCTGCAGGACGTGCCCCCCGCACTGCTGGAGCCCGGTACCCTGGTGGAGGCGGATTCATGA
- a CDS encoding GNAT family N-acetyltransferase — protein MTEYGHAGIRIEQVGLDALPIIRPMNRLIFEEDRIINTFERPDVVILIAWSGPDPVGFKIGYRENRFTFYSAKGGVMPAWRRRGVASALLADMMARVQQMGFTRFAFDTFPNLHPGMTILALRNGFRLVKSDFNTTYREYRLRFEVRLDNPSEEGVNERGEG, from the coding sequence ATGACGGAGTACGGACATGCCGGGATCCGGATTGAGCAGGTGGGCCTCGATGCACTTCCCATCATCCGTCCGATGAACCGGCTCATCTTCGAGGAAGACCGGATCATCAATACGTTCGAGCGGCCTGACGTGGTCATCCTGATTGCCTGGTCGGGTCCGGACCCGGTCGGGTTCAAGATCGGCTACCGGGAAAACCGGTTCACGTTCTACAGTGCAAAGGGGGGCGTCATGCCGGCGTGGCGGCGTCGTGGCGTGGCATCGGCCCTGCTTGCGGACATGATGGCCCGGGTGCAGCAGATGGGGTTCACCCGGTTTGCATTCGATACCTTTCCCAACCTGCACCCGGGAATGACCATCCTGGCGCTTCGTAACGGCTTCCGGCTCGTCAAGTCCGACTTCAACACGACCTACAGGGAGTACCGGTTGCGTTTCGAAGTCCGACTGGACAATCCATCAGAAGAGGGCGTAAATGAACGGGGCGAGGGCTGA
- a CDS encoding ABC transporter permease, which translates to MAFLEAFRMAWESLRGHKMRSGLTLLGMVIGVFAIIVSVTAVEVIDVYFKERLQFLGSSTFSVTRTPPIQMGNTSAAVRNRPSITYDQVERLESLMTVPVTVSPMEDFKMTKVSYSDRETEPNVMIMGTDEDMLGNFSHEVEYGRFFTAEDIQYARPVCVTGSIIAEELFPNESPLGKQLTMDGMRCSVIGVLKEKGSFLGFSEDNRVFVPISRGFTVYGQPQRNIANVSIRVHDPAMINAAKDEVIGRMRVIRKVQPGDPNNFDLSTNDSMQAVFEAFTGTLTMGGAGIGLISLLAAGIGIMNIMLVSVIERTREIGIRKSIGARRKDILRQFLLEAFFLCQIGGAIGILLGALAGNGVALYFDISAAFPVGWAIAAVVMVTFIALVFGGYPAFKAARLNPIDALRFE; encoded by the coding sequence ATGGCATTTCTTGAAGCATTCCGGATGGCCTGGGAGTCCCTGCGCGGGCACAAGATGAGATCGGGTCTCACGTTGCTGGGCATGGTGATCGGTGTGTTCGCCATCATCGTGTCCGTGACGGCCGTCGAAGTGATTGATGTGTACTTCAAGGAACGGCTCCAATTCCTGGGGTCGTCCACCTTCTCGGTGACCCGGACGCCGCCCATCCAGATGGGCAATACGAGCGCGGCTGTTCGCAACCGGCCAAGCATTACCTACGATCAGGTGGAACGTCTGGAATCCCTCATGACCGTTCCGGTCACGGTGTCGCCCATGGAGGACTTCAAGATGACGAAGGTCTCCTATTCCGACCGGGAAACGGAGCCGAATGTGATGATCATGGGCACCGACGAGGATATGCTGGGCAACTTCAGCCACGAGGTCGAATACGGAAGGTTCTTCACGGCAGAAGACATCCAGTACGCCCGTCCGGTGTGCGTGACCGGCTCCATTATTGCCGAGGAGCTGTTTCCCAACGAATCACCCCTTGGGAAGCAATTGACCATGGATGGCATGCGATGCTCGGTCATCGGGGTGTTGAAGGAAAAGGGCAGTTTCCTCGGGTTCTCGGAAGACAACCGGGTTTTCGTGCCCATCAGTCGGGGTTTCACGGTCTACGGACAGCCCCAGCGCAATATCGCCAATGTGTCCATCCGCGTCCATGATCCGGCCATGATCAATGCGGCAAAGGACGAGGTCATCGGTCGCATGCGGGTCATCCGGAAGGTGCAACCGGGCGACCCGAACAATTTTGACCTGTCCACCAACGACTCCATGCAGGCTGTATTTGAAGCCTTCACGGGAACGTTGACCATGGGAGGAGCCGGCATCGGATTGATATCGCTCCTGGCCGCCGGGATCGGCATCATGAACATCATGCTCGTGTCCGTCATTGAGCGTACCCGTGAAATCGGAATCCGGAAGTCCATCGGTGCCCGGCGCAAGGACATCCTCCGTCAGTTCCTGCTGGAAGCCTTTTTCCTGTGCCAGATCGGGGGTGCCATCGGAATCCTTCTTGGAGCGCTGGCCGGGAATGGCGTCGCCCTGTATTTTGACATCTCGGCGGCGTTCCCGGTTGGATGGGCCATTGCCGCCGTCGTCATGGTCACATTCATTGCGCTGGTCTTCGGCGGATATCCGGCCTTCAAGGCGGCCCGGTTGAATCCGATCGATGCGCTCCGATTCGAATAG
- a CDS encoding AAA family ATPase → MGKIIAVANQKGGVGKTTTSVNVAASIAAMEHRTLLMDFDPQANGTSGSGIDVRSVGKSTYEVLIGEATAEEVIVPTEMEFLDVMPSHINLVGAEIEMVDVVDRERILRKALQPIRDRYDFIIIDCPPSLGLLTLNSLTAADSVIIPVQAEYFALEGLGQLLNTIKLVRQHLNPDLEIEGVVLTMFDTRLRLANQVASEVRKYFGDKVFSTIVQRNVRLSEAPSYGQPVILYDAASTGSRNYIGLAREILTNNKAYLQPAD, encoded by the coding sequence ATGGGAAAAATCATCGCGGTTGCGAACCAGAAAGGCGGAGTCGGCAAGACCACGACGTCCGTCAATGTGGCCGCGTCCATCGCCGCCATGGAACACCGTACCCTGCTCATGGACTTCGATCCGCAGGCGAACGGAACGTCCGGTTCGGGTATTGATGTCCGGTCGGTCGGCAAGTCCACCTACGAGGTGCTCATCGGGGAGGCGACGGCCGAAGAGGTCATCGTACCTACCGAGATGGAATTCCTGGATGTCATGCCGAGCCATATCAACCTGGTGGGTGCGGAAATCGAAATGGTCGACGTGGTCGACCGGGAGCGCATCCTGCGCAAGGCCTTGCAGCCCATCCGTGACCGCTACGATTTCATCATCATCGATTGCCCGCCGTCGCTCGGTCTGCTTACCCTGAACTCCCTGACGGCGGCCGATTCCGTCATCATCCCGGTCCAGGCGGAATACTTCGCCCTGGAAGGCCTTGGACAGTTGCTGAACACCATCAAACTCGTGCGTCAGCACCTGAATCCGGACCTTGAAATCGAAGGGGTGGTCCTGACCATGTTCGATACCCGACTCCGTCTGGCCAACCAGGTGGCGTCCGAAGTCCGGAAGTATTTCGGGGACAAGGTCTTCTCGACCATTGTCCAACGCAACGTCCGGTTGTCGGAAGCCCCCAGCTACGGGCAGCCCGTCATCCTGTACGATGCCGCCAGTACGGGCTCCCGGAACTACATCGGTCTGGCCCGGGAAATCCTGACCAACAACAAAGCCTATCTCCAACCTGCCGACTGA
- a CDS encoding pyridoxal phosphate-dependent aminotransferase family protein, with protein sequence MREGTRLNDPVTDVVDVTATARTSEPSLFKKCHAFFDSENLYAQVKAADLYPYFRAIERNDGTRAIMNGREVIMAGSNNYLGLLSDERVREAAVEAIHKYGTGCTGSRFLNGTLDLHIQLEERLARFMNREACVLFSTGYMTNEGVIQSLAGKGDVIFSDKDNHACIVAGTKVAMADTLRFRHNDMKHLRALLEKTQLERPGAGKLIVTDGVFSMSGIVAKLPELVELAEEFDAVLMADDAHAVGVIGPGGRGTAAQFGLEDRVHLTTGTFSKSFASLGGFCVGDADVVEYIRHTSSTHIFSASMPPSNVATVLKCLEILETEPWRLDRLWEISDYMRAGFEDAGFNVWNSQTPIIPVVAGNMRTCFEMWRDLLDTGVFVNAVVPPAVPQGQSVLRTSYMATHTNEDLDFILDAFKRVGHKHGVIGTNGSAA encoded by the coding sequence ATGCGAGAAGGTACCAGATTGAATGATCCCGTTACCGACGTGGTCGATGTGACGGCCACGGCACGAACCTCGGAGCCCAGCCTGTTCAAGAAATGCCATGCATTTTTTGATTCCGAAAACCTGTATGCGCAGGTGAAGGCGGCTGACCTCTACCCGTATTTCCGGGCCATTGAACGGAACGACGGAACGCGCGCGATCATGAATGGCCGGGAAGTCATCATGGCGGGATCCAACAACTATCTGGGGCTCCTCTCCGACGAGCGTGTCCGCGAAGCCGCCGTGGAAGCCATCCACAAATACGGCACCGGGTGCACAGGCAGCCGGTTCCTGAACGGCACCCTCGACCTGCACATCCAGTTGGAAGAACGGCTGGCGCGTTTCATGAACCGTGAAGCCTGCGTCCTGTTTTCCACGGGTTACATGACCAACGAGGGCGTCATCCAGTCGCTGGCCGGCAAAGGAGACGTCATCTTCTCGGACAAGGACAACCACGCATGCATCGTGGCGGGGACGAAGGTGGCCATGGCCGATACCCTCCGCTTCCGTCACAACGACATGAAGCATCTCCGGGCGCTCCTGGAGAAGACGCAACTTGAACGCCCTGGAGCAGGCAAACTGATCGTCACGGATGGGGTGTTCTCCATGTCGGGAATCGTAGCCAAGCTTCCCGAACTTGTGGAGCTGGCCGAGGAATTCGACGCGGTCCTGATGGCCGACGATGCCCATGCCGTGGGTGTCATCGGACCAGGCGGACGTGGAACGGCGGCCCAGTTCGGGCTCGAGGATCGGGTCCACCTCACCACCGGCACATTCTCGAAGAGCTTTGCATCCCTCGGTGGATTCTGTGTGGGCGACGCCGACGTCGTGGAGTACATCCGTCACACGAGTTCGACACACATCTTCTCGGCGTCCATGCCTCCCTCGAATGTGGCCACGGTACTGAAGTGCCTGGAGATCCTGGAAACGGAGCCCTGGCGCCTGGACCGCCTGTGGGAAATCTCCGATTACATGCGGGCCGGTTTCGAGGATGCCGGGTTCAATGTCTGGAACAGCCAGACGCCCATCATTCCGGTCGTGGCCGGCAACATGCGCACCTGTTTCGAAATGTGGCGCGACCTCCTGGACACCGGTGTCTTCGTGAACGCCGTCGTCCCTCCGGCCGTACCGCAGGGACAATCCGTGTTGCGCACGTCCTACATGGCTACCCACACCAATGAGGACCTCGACTTCATCCTGGATGCCTTCAAACGGGTGGGCCACAAGCACGGCGTCATAGGAACCAACGGTTCGGCAGCCTGA